In Thermodesulfobacteriota bacterium, a single window of DNA contains:
- a CDS encoding amidophosphoribosyltransferase, producing MGGLFGCVSKENCTNDLFYGTDYHSHLGTKRGGLAVTNPNGFSRSIHNIENDYFRSKFESDLPNLMGNKGIGVISDYDSQPLIIGSHLGTFGIVTVGKINNIEELVNKEFNKKMHFSETSGGVTNPTELAAMLICEKGSFEEGIENAQELIKGSCSMLLLTEKGVFAARDKLGRTPIAIGKKENAFAVSSETCAFPNLGYRIQKHLGPGEIVLITADGYEQRKKPNDKMQVCAFLWVYYGYPASEYEAINVEQVRYRCGCSLAKNDGVEIDYVAGIPDSGTGHAIGYANEKGIPYKRPFVKYTPTWPRSFMPQTQSIRDLVARMKLILVRSMVEGKKILFCEDSIVRGTQLQDNVQILFDYGAVEVHMRPACPTLIYPCDFLNFSTSRSTLDLAGRKAISELEGSDDRFLDEYATAGSERNMAMTDKIRDKLKLTSLKFQKLEDLVEAIGLPKEKLCTHCWDGSSYF from the coding sequence ATGGGCGGTTTATTCGGGTGTGTTTCAAAAGAAAATTGTACCAATGATTTGTTTTACGGAACCGATTATCATTCTCATCTCGGAACCAAACGGGGTGGCCTTGCGGTTACAAATCCCAACGGCTTTTCCAGGTCAATCCACAACATTGAAAATGATTATTTCAGATCCAAATTTGAATCCGATCTTCCGAATCTTATGGGGAACAAGGGCATTGGAGTTATCAGTGACTACGATTCCCAGCCTCTCATAATCGGTTCTCATTTAGGAACATTCGGAATTGTCACAGTGGGTAAAATTAACAATATCGAAGAACTGGTAAATAAAGAATTTAATAAGAAAATGCATTTTTCCGAAACAAGCGGCGGGGTCACTAACCCGACTGAGCTGGCCGCGATGTTGATTTGTGAAAAAGGCTCCTTTGAGGAAGGGATCGAAAATGCCCAGGAACTCATTAAAGGTTCCTGCTCGATGCTTTTGCTCACGGAAAAAGGAGTTTTTGCTGCAAGGGACAAATTGGGCCGAACCCCTATTGCCATTGGGAAAAAGGAAAACGCTTTTGCGGTATCATCGGAAACATGTGCATTCCCCAATCTGGGATATCGCATCCAAAAGCATCTTGGACCCGGTGAAATTGTTCTTATCACCGCAGATGGATATGAACAGAGAAAGAAACCGAACGATAAGATGCAGGTATGTGCATTTCTGTGGGTTTATTACGGTTATCCGGCCTCTGAATATGAGGCCATTAATGTGGAGCAGGTCAGGTACAGATGCGGTTGCAGTCTGGCAAAAAATGATGGCGTAGAAATCGATTATGTGGCAGGAATTCCCGATTCCGGTACGGGACATGCCATCGGCTATGCGAATGAGAAAGGAATTCCCTATAAACGCCCCTTTGTAAAATATACACCCACCTGGCCCAGAAGCTTTATGCCCCAAACTCAAAGTATAAGAGATCTGGTTGCCAGAATGAAGTTGATTCTGGTCAGGTCGATGGTTGAGGGAAAAAAGATTCTTTTTTGTGAAGATTCAATCGTAAGAGGTACCCAGTTGCAGGATAACGTACAAATATTATTTGATTACGGTGCTGTTGAAGTCCACATGCGCCCGGCTTGCCCCACCTTGATTTATCCCTGTGACTTTTTAAACTTTTCAACCTCACGCTCAACGCTTGACCTTGCTGGCCGAAAAGCGATCAGTGAGCTTGAAGGGAGTGACGATCGGTTCCTGGATGAGTATGCGACTGCAGGATCGGAAAGAAATATGGCAATGACAGATAAAATAAGGGATAAGTTGAAGCTTACCTCATTAAAATTTCAAAAACTGGAAGACCTGGTGGAAGCGATAGGCCTGCCAAAAGAAAAATTGTGTACACATTGCTGGGACGGGTCCAGTTATTTTTGA
- a CDS encoding AAA family ATPase codes for MDQITLQVLLGHNPWLLDKNAWPKTLRNHLPERFIPRHLTSPLKSDNNRVNLVIGPRQSGKSTLIWHYLTTKSQPFLLINCEEPSCREICESPALFLTSIKEIASPIPGLFFEEIQHLSEAGLFLKGLVDLKPNVPILVTGSSSYHLRSKTRESLAGRADRHLLLPFGMAELQPDELPPLITDEKAALNWKELLIWGGYPEVVLNQDKQAILAQLVEAFVLRDASDIYKIKRPDAFRKLLSLASSQIGNLVNFSNWAESVGVSVNTVIEYINLMVESHLVKLVGPFVGGKRAEVTSTPKIFFIDNGLRNLLFGGFAAGNQRADLGALTENLVFTELYKHTNPLLDTILYWRSSSGAEVDFIIRRAEQLTAVEVKAGSLKRPRVSRSLRSFIQAYRPDKVFIFNETLVGSQEIEGSHVIFDRLIGIPTMFQGC; via the coding sequence ATGGATCAAATCACCTTACAGGTTCTACTGGGGCATAATCCATGGTTGCTTGATAAAAATGCATGGCCAAAGACGCTGCGTAACCATCTGCCGGAACGGTTTATACCACGGCACCTTACATCGCCGCTTAAGAGTGACAATAACAGGGTTAACCTTGTTATCGGCCCCAGGCAATCCGGCAAATCAACACTTATCTGGCATTATCTTACAACTAAATCACAACCGTTTCTTTTGATAAATTGTGAAGAACCATCCTGTCGCGAGATCTGTGAATCGCCGGCATTATTCTTAACCAGCATCAAAGAAATAGCAAGCCCAATTCCGGGTCTGTTTTTTGAAGAAATCCAACATCTATCCGAAGCAGGTCTTTTTCTAAAAGGATTGGTAGATTTAAAACCGAACGTGCCGATTCTTGTTACCGGATCATCCAGCTATCACCTGCGGAGTAAGACACGGGAGTCACTCGCCGGCCGTGCAGACCGTCATCTTCTTTTGCCTTTTGGCATGGCCGAGCTTCAGCCTGATGAGTTGCCGCCATTAATTACAGATGAAAAAGCAGCTTTGAACTGGAAAGAACTTCTCATATGGGGTGGATACCCGGAGGTAGTTCTGAATCAGGATAAACAAGCTATCCTTGCACAATTAGTTGAAGCCTTTGTATTGCGTGATGCTTCAGATATATACAAAATCAAGCGCCCTGATGCTTTCAGGAAGCTTCTATCCCTGGCTTCTTCTCAAATCGGCAATCTTGTCAATTTTTCAAACTGGGCCGAAAGCGTGGGGGTTAGTGTCAATACTGTAATTGAATACATCAATCTAATGGTGGAAAGTCATCTTGTGAAACTGGTTGGGCCTTTTGTGGGAGGTAAACGCGCTGAAGTTACGTCTACACCTAAAATATTTTTCATAGATAACGGTCTGCGAAATCTTTTGTTTGGAGGATTTGCCGCTGGAAATCAACGGGCAGACCTTGGTGCTCTAACGGAAAACCTTGTTTTTACAGAACTATATAAGCATACGAATCCTTTATTGGATACGATACTATACTGGCGATCAAGTTCCGGGGCAGAAGTTGATTTTATCATTCGAAGAGCAGAGCAGCTTACCGCAGTTGAAGTCAAGGCCGGATCTCTCAAACGGCCCAGGGTAAGTCGATCACTCAGGAGTTTTATCCAGGCATACAGGCCGGATAAAGTATTCATCTTCAATGAGACGCTTGTTGGTTCGCAAGAAATTGAAGGAAGCCATGTCATATTTGACAGGTTAATTGGGATTCCAACCATGTTTCAAGGTTGTTAG
- the carB gene encoding carbamoyl-phosphate synthase large subunit: protein MPRRNDIKKVLIIGSGPIIIGQACEFDYSGTQACKALRSLGYEIVLVNSNPATIMTDPGMADITYIEPLTLNVLADIIAHERPDALLPNLGGQSALNLSSELAKAGVLEKYGVKVIGVNIDAIERGEDRTAFKETMNRLGIEMPRSQTVNNVEDAEKIAGKMGYPVVIRPAYTMGGTGGGLVYNIEELRTVAARGLSESLVNQILVEESVLGWEELELEVVRDAKNQMITVCFIENVDAMGVHTGDSYCTAPMLTIDSELQKRLQKYSYDIVEAIEVIGGTNIQFAHDPETGRVVVIEINPRTSRSSALASKATGFPIALVSSMLAGGLTMDEIPYWRDGTLEKYTPSGEYVVVKFARWAFEKFEGVEDKLGTQMRAVGEAMSIGKNYKEAFHKAIRSLEIDRYGLGFAKDFNEKSLSELMSMLVDATSERQFIMYEALRKGADIQALYELTHIKPWFIEQMKELVDLEEEILSYKGQVLPDDLLIRAKKDGFADRYLSFLLETSEKDIRQKRISLGMVQNWEAVPVSGVENAAYYYSTYNAPNKVKVSNRKKIMVLGGGPNRIGQGIEFDYCCVHAAFAIRDAGYESIMVNCNPETVSTDYDTSDKLYFEPLTCEDVLSIYEKEKPRGVIVQFGGQTPLNIANELEEAGVKILGTSPETIDLAEDRDRFRKVMRKLAIPQPESGMASTLEKALEIANRIGYPLMVRPSYVLGGRAMEVVLDEEMLIHYMTAAVGVSPERPILIDKFLENAIEAEADAIADGTDAFVPAVMEHIELAGVHSGDSACVIPPVSIPVKHIETIYEYTRKIAIELNVVGLMNIQYAIAKDTIYILEANPRASRTVPIVSKVCNISMARLATQVVMGSKISDLNLKPKQIPHFGVKEAVFPFKMFPEVDPLLGPEMRSTGEVLGLAKSFGLAFFKSQKATQLTLPLEGTVLITIANKDKLRAFEPARLFSDLGFKILATKGTHQFLKEKGIESETIRKLGYGRPNIVDAIKNGEIQLIVNTPSGKESQDDDSYIRKAAIEYKILNITTTAAALAAARGIAARRKRKSEIKSLQAYHADIK from the coding sequence ATGCCCAGACGCAACGACATTAAAAAAGTACTGATCATCGGTTCAGGACCTATTATTATTGGACAGGCCTGTGAGTTTGACTACTCCGGCACCCAGGCATGCAAAGCCCTGCGTTCTCTTGGCTATGAAATCGTCTTGGTGAACTCAAACCCTGCAACCATCATGACCGATCCCGGTATGGCCGATATTACCTATATTGAACCCCTTACTCTGAATGTACTCGCCGACATTATTGCCCATGAGCGCCCCGATGCCCTGCTTCCGAACCTTGGCGGCCAGTCAGCGCTGAATTTATCGTCCGAGCTGGCAAAGGCGGGTGTGCTGGAAAAATACGGGGTGAAGGTGATCGGTGTAAACATTGATGCCATTGAGCGTGGAGAGGATCGCACCGCCTTTAAAGAAACGATGAATCGACTGGGAATTGAAATGCCCAGGAGTCAGACAGTTAACAACGTTGAAGATGCAGAAAAAATTGCAGGGAAGATGGGGTATCCTGTGGTCATTCGTCCGGCCTATACCATGGGTGGGACAGGTGGCGGTCTGGTGTATAATATTGAAGAACTTCGGACTGTTGCCGCCCGCGGTCTGTCTGAAAGTCTGGTAAACCAAATCCTGGTGGAAGAATCGGTCCTCGGATGGGAAGAGCTAGAGCTGGAAGTCGTCAGAGATGCAAAGAACCAGATGATCACCGTTTGTTTTATCGAAAATGTGGATGCCATGGGAGTTCACACCGGAGACTCATACTGTACCGCACCCATGCTAACCATTGATAGCGAACTGCAAAAACGTCTGCAGAAATATTCATACGATATCGTGGAGGCGATTGAGGTCATCGGAGGTACCAATATTCAATTTGCCCATGACCCGGAAACCGGCCGTGTGGTTGTAATAGAGATTAATCCCCGAACTTCCAGATCCTCCGCGCTGGCATCCAAGGCAACCGGTTTTCCCATTGCTCTGGTTTCTTCCATGCTGGCCGGTGGATTGACAATGGACGAAATTCCTTATTGGCGCGACGGCACCCTTGAGAAATATACACCCTCCGGGGAGTATGTGGTGGTGAAATTTGCCAGATGGGCTTTTGAAAAGTTTGAAGGAGTTGAAGATAAACTCGGCACTCAGATGCGTGCGGTGGGTGAAGCCATGAGTATCGGAAAGAACTACAAGGAAGCTTTTCACAAGGCGATCCGCTCCCTTGAAATTGACCGTTACGGTCTCGGTTTTGCCAAAGATTTCAACGAAAAATCTTTGAGCGAATTAATGAGTATGCTGGTAGATGCCACCAGCGAACGTCAGTTTATCATGTACGAAGCCCTTCGAAAGGGAGCCGATATTCAGGCACTTTATGAACTCACTCATATTAAACCATGGTTCATCGAACAAATGAAGGAACTGGTGGATCTTGAAGAGGAAATTTTAAGTTATAAGGGGCAGGTGCTTCCGGACGATCTGCTCATCCGGGCAAAAAAAGACGGATTTGCCGACAGGTATCTCTCCTTTCTTCTGGAAACTTCAGAGAAAGATATTCGACAAAAACGTATTTCACTTGGCATGGTACAAAACTGGGAAGCGGTACCGGTCAGTGGAGTGGAAAATGCCGCATACTATTACTCTACCTATAATGCTCCAAACAAGGTTAAGGTAAGCAACCGGAAAAAGATCATGGTCCTTGGCGGAGGCCCGAACCGGATCGGACAGGGAATTGAGTTTGACTACTGTTGTGTACACGCGGCCTTTGCCATCCGTGATGCAGGGTATGAATCGATCATGGTGAATTGCAATCCTGAAACAGTCTCCACCGATTACGACACATCGGACAAACTGTATTTTGAGCCCCTGACCTGTGAAGATGTTTTAAGTATATATGAAAAAGAAAAACCTCGGGGAGTGATCGTTCAGTTCGGCGGCCAAACACCGCTTAATATCGCCAACGAACTTGAAGAAGCCGGAGTAAAAATTTTGGGAACTTCTCCGGAGACAATCGATCTGGCAGAAGATAGGGATCGCTTCAGAAAGGTAATGCGAAAACTGGCAATTCCGCAACCTGAATCCGGCATGGCGAGCACACTGGAAAAAGCGTTGGAAATAGCCAACAGAATCGGATACCCGCTGATGGTTCGACCTTCTTATGTTCTCGGTGGACGTGCAATGGAAGTGGTGCTGGACGAAGAAATGCTTATCCATTACATGACGGCCGCCGTAGGTGTTTCACCGGAACGTCCGATCCTGATCGACAAATTTCTGGAAAATGCCATTGAGGCTGAAGCGGACGCCATCGCAGACGGAACCGATGCATTTGTTCCTGCAGTAATGGAGCATATTGAACTGGCAGGTGTGCATTCCGGCGACAGCGCATGTGTGATTCCTCCGGTAAGCATACCGGTGAAGCATATTGAAACCATTTATGAATACACCAGAAAAATTGCAATTGAGCTCAATGTGGTCGGGTTGATGAATATCCAATATGCCATTGCAAAAGATACCATTTATATACTTGAGGCCAACCCCAGGGCTTCACGAACCGTGCCGATTGTTTCCAAGGTTTGCAACATCTCCATGGCACGACTTGCCACCCAGGTGGTGATGGGCAGTAAAATTTCTGATCTTAATCTTAAACCAAAGCAAATCCCTCATTTTGGGGTTAAGGAAGCGGTGTTTCCCTTTAAAATGTTTCCCGAGGTTGATCCCCTTCTGGGTCCTGAGATGCGCTCTACCGGTGAGGTGCTGGGCCTGGCCAAATCATTCGGTCTTGCGTTTTTTAAATCACAGAAAGCAACCCAGTTGACATTGCCTTTGGAAGGGACCGTTCTAATTACCATTGCCAACAAAGATAAGCTAAGGGCGTTTGAACCTGCCAGGTTGTTTAGCGATTTGGGATTTAAAATTCTGGCCACAAAAGGAACCCATCAGTTTCTAAAGGAGAAAGGGATTGAATCTGAGACAATCCGTAAGCTGGGATACGGCAGGCCTAACATCGTTGATGCCATAAAAAACGGAGAAATTCAACTGATTGTCAATACCCCCAGTGGCAAGGAAAGTCAGGACGACGACTCTTATATCCGGAAGGCAGCAATTGAATATAAAATTTTAAATATCACCACCACAGCTGCTGCCCTGGCAGCGGCCAGAGGCATCGCAGCACGAAGAAAAAGAAAATCGGAAATAAAGTCTCTACAGGCTTATCATGCGGATATTAAATAG
- the ndk gene encoding nucleoside-diphosphate kinase, which yields MERTLSIIKPDGVARGLIGEVIRRLEKSNFKIIAMKMLHMTKQQAEGFYAVHQGRPFFASLTDFMSSGPAVMMVLEGEDVIAKYRELMGATNYKEAAEGTIRADFATDIEKNVVHGSDAPDTAAFEIGYFFNSFEIIG from the coding sequence ATGGAAAGAACACTATCAATAATCAAACCCGACGGTGTGGCCCGCGGCTTAATCGGTGAGGTGATCAGACGACTTGAAAAAAGTAATTTTAAGATCATTGCCATGAAAATGCTCCACATGACCAAACAGCAGGCGGAAGGCTTTTATGCCGTTCACCAGGGGCGACCTTTTTTTGCCAGTCTGACCGATTTTATGTCATCCGGCCCTGCCGTGATGATGGTTCTTGAAGGTGAAGATGTGATAGCAAAATACCGTGAATTAATGGGGGCCACCAATTACAAGGAGGCGGCAGAAGGGACGATCAGGGCGGATTTTGCCACCGACATAGAAAAAAATGTAGTACACGGCTCCGATGCCCCGGATACCGCTGCCTTTGAAATCGGTTATTTTTTTAACAGTTTTGAAATTATCGGCTGA
- the glnE gene encoding bifunctional [glutamate--ammonia ligase]-adenylyl-L-tyrosine phosphorylase/[glutamate--ammonia-ligase] adenylyltransferase has translation MKHHKELPEILATDFKRKWDDFCIASDEANITIPQNPKFLRELKQVFAFSDFVAISCTRNPEMIATLMESGDLHRRYSSESYSDTLKTSLSGIKEDPELEEALRVFRTREMVRIAWRDLTGLADLAETMSDLSAFADACIDQTLSILYNRLCTQFGIPTGADNLPLNLIVIGMGKLGGHELNFSSDVDLILAFPEQGNTKQGPKTISNEEFFLHLCRQLIRVIGRVTSDGFVFRVDTRLRPFGENGPLCMSFDAMEQYYQHQGREWERYAWIKARVVAGDKKAGEKLLNKLKPFIYRRYLDYGVFGSLRDMKKKISLEVKKKGMKQDIKLGPGGIREIEFFGQIFQLLRGGVLPVLQERPIQKVLRILYRENYFPQNVCDELLQAYEFLRKTEHRLQEFYDQQTHQLPSEPVDQERLAASMGFASYPIFGEHLERHRKNVHTHFMALLETKDSKKTNEKTSDEFGNIWLRLTDDKHSAQMLLNKGYQRPNKVIQLLDHLRNDLATRTLSTEGRSRLDKLVPIILQEISTVRHPDKTLHRIVDLIKTIERRTSYLSLLIENPSALTHLVKLSCASPLITSRLAAHPVLLDELLDPRTLYAPPQKDELKEELNKKLGQVNTHELEYQIEQLCIFKQSNTLRVAAADVTGLLPLMRVSDHLTYIAETVLHEVVNLAWNHLVEKHGIPTCLADGNKCNRGFVVIAYGKLGGIELGYASDLDLVFLHAGSAGQTTGGMQQIDNTQFFARLGQRVVHILTAHTRMGNLYEIDMRLRPSGSAGVLVSQIDTFTEYQHKSAWTWEHQALIRARAICGDTNLINHFNKVRKGVLSILKDKTKLRKEVADMRERLREERLKPKPGIFNIKQDKGGMVDIEFLVQYLVLLNSNKYPELLNFTDNVRQLQSLTEIKVVDEYTANLLRHAYLIFRAVAHRFSLQEKSAEVPEDKFYRLRKKIMNIWNAFMEKNR, from the coding sequence ATGAAACATCATAAAGAGCTTCCGGAAATTCTGGCCACGGATTTTAAGAGAAAATGGGATGACTTTTGTATTGCATCAGATGAAGCGAATATTACTATTCCTCAAAACCCTAAATTTCTTAGAGAACTCAAGCAAGTATTTGCCTTTAGCGATTTTGTTGCCATATCCTGCACCCGCAACCCTGAAATGATAGCCACCCTTATGGAAAGCGGCGACCTTCACCGACGCTATTCGTCCGAGTCATACAGCGATACACTTAAAACATCTCTTTCCGGTATCAAGGAAGACCCGGAACTTGAGGAGGCTCTCCGTGTTTTTCGAACCCGCGAAATGGTTCGTATTGCATGGCGGGACCTGACAGGCCTTGCGGATTTGGCGGAAACCATGTCGGATCTTTCAGCCTTTGCCGATGCCTGCATAGACCAAACACTTTCAATTCTTTATAACCGGCTGTGCACACAATTCGGAATTCCCACCGGAGCTGATAACTTACCTCTAAACCTTATTGTCATCGGCATGGGGAAGCTTGGCGGACATGAACTGAATTTTTCCTCCGACGTGGATCTGATTCTCGCCTTTCCCGAACAGGGAAACACAAAACAGGGACCTAAAACGATAAGTAATGAGGAATTCTTTCTACATCTTTGCCGGCAACTGATCAGGGTAATCGGAAGAGTGACTTCAGATGGTTTTGTCTTTCGAGTCGATACCCGGCTTCGCCCTTTTGGTGAAAATGGACCGTTGTGCATGAGTTTCGACGCCATGGAGCAGTATTATCAACATCAGGGACGTGAATGGGAGCGTTATGCGTGGATAAAGGCAAGGGTCGTTGCCGGTGATAAAAAGGCCGGGGAAAAACTCCTGAATAAACTCAAGCCTTTTATTTATCGCAGGTATCTTGATTATGGTGTTTTTGGATCCTTAAGGGATATGAAGAAAAAAATTTCTCTTGAGGTCAAAAAGAAAGGGATGAAACAAGATATCAAACTGGGTCCCGGAGGAATACGTGAAATCGAATTTTTCGGACAGATATTTCAACTCCTAAGGGGAGGAGTTTTACCCGTTCTTCAGGAACGACCGATTCAAAAGGTATTAAGAATTCTTTATAGGGAAAACTATTTCCCTCAGAATGTTTGCGACGAACTGTTGCAGGCATATGAATTTTTAAGAAAAACGGAACATCGCCTTCAAGAGTTTTATGATCAGCAAACCCACCAACTCCCTTCAGAGCCGGTAGACCAAGAACGGCTGGCTGCGTCAATGGGTTTTGCTAGTTATCCAATATTTGGCGAGCATCTTGAAAGACACCGAAAAAATGTTCATACGCATTTTATGGCGCTTCTTGAAACAAAAGACTCAAAAAAAACAAATGAAAAGACTTCAGATGAATTTGGCAACATATGGCTTCGATTGACGGATGACAAGCATTCAGCTCAAATGCTGTTAAATAAAGGCTATCAAAGGCCGAATAAGGTAATACAACTGCTGGATCATCTGCGAAATGACCTGGCAACCCGAACGCTCAGCACTGAAGGCCGAAGCCGTCTCGATAAGCTGGTGCCCATTATTTTGCAAGAAATCAGCACTGTCAGGCACCCGGATAAGACTTTACATCGTATTGTTGATCTGATTAAAACCATTGAAAGGCGCACCAGTTATCTTTCCCTTTTGATTGAAAACCCTTCAGCGCTGACTCACCTGGTAAAATTGTCATGTGCCAGCCCTCTGATCACATCCCGGTTGGCCGCCCATCCCGTACTTTTGGATGAACTTCTGGACCCCCGCACCCTTTATGCCCCGCCACAAAAGGACGAGCTCAAAGAAGAACTTAATAAAAAACTTGGACAGGTAAATACCCATGAGCTCGAATACCAGATTGAACAGTTGTGTATTTTTAAACAATCCAACACCCTGCGGGTGGCGGCAGCGGATGTAACCGGATTACTTCCTCTCATGCGTGTCAGCGATCATCTCACCTATATTGCCGAAACAGTTTTACATGAAGTCGTCAACCTGGCATGGAATCATCTGGTCGAAAAGCATGGAATCCCCACCTGTCTTGCAGACGGAAATAAATGCAACAGGGGATTTGTGGTAATCGCATATGGAAAACTTGGTGGAATAGAACTCGGATATGCTTCTGATCTTGACCTTGTCTTTCTTCATGCGGGAAGCGCTGGACAGACCACAGGTGGTATGCAACAAATTGACAATACACAGTTTTTTGCCCGCCTGGGTCAGCGCGTCGTCCATATTTTAACTGCTCATACCCGTATGGGAAATTTATATGAAATTGATATGAGATTACGACCCAGCGGAAGCGCCGGTGTTCTGGTCAGTCAGATAGACACCTTCACCGAATATCAGCATAAAAGTGCCTGGACGTGGGAACACCAGGCACTTATAAGAGCAAGAGCTATATGCGGGGATACCAATTTAATAAACCATTTTAATAAGGTACGAAAAGGAGTTCTTTCCATACTAAAAGATAAGACAAAGCTTCGGAAAGAAGTGGCCGACATGCGCGAACGATTGCGTGAGGAACGATTAAAACCAAAGCCCGGTATTTTTAATATCAAACAGGACAAGGGGGGCATGGTTGATATCGAATTTCTGGTTCAGTACCTGGTTCTATTAAATTCCAACAAATATCCGGAACTTTTAAATTTCACCGATAATGTCCGCCAGCTTCAGTCCCTAACTGAAATCAAGGTCGTTGATGAATATACTGCCAACCTGCTCAGGCACGCCTACCTGATATTCAGAGCCGTGGCTCACAGGTTCAGTCTCCAAGAAAAAAGCGCCGAAGTACCTGAAGATAAATTTTACCGACTGCGGAAAAAAATAATGAACATCTGGAACGCCTTTATGGAAAAAAATAGATAA
- a CDS encoding RNA methyltransferase, with product MPKRVNLSHISIVLHKPKHPENIGAAARSMRNMGFSQLVVVNPKNYIPKKVLKLATHEAADIVEHIKFHQDLKEALSGYNYVVGTTARLGGERQIVNSPSKLAEKLIPISHENRVAIVFGPEDRGLSNKDIRFCHVLVNIPTAEFSSLNLAQAVMIICFEIFSAGREENEEFVPRLANRHELDGMYDQLKDILVKISYINHENPDYWMNKLRYFFTRMQLRAREVSIIRGICRQIDWYGKKRYEDGLKKQK from the coding sequence ATGCCCAAAAGAGTCAATTTAAGCCACATTTCTATTGTTCTGCATAAACCGAAACATCCTGAAAACATCGGGGCTGCCGCCCGTTCCATGCGTAATATGGGATTCAGTCAGCTTGTGGTGGTAAATCCGAAAAACTATATTCCTAAAAAAGTTCTTAAACTGGCTACCCATGAGGCAGCAGATATTGTAGAACATATAAAATTCCACCAAGACTTAAAAGAAGCGTTATCAGGGTATAATTATGTCGTGGGAACCACCGCACGGCTTGGCGGGGAGCGGCAGATTGTCAATTCTCCTTCTAAGCTGGCCGAAAAGCTGATTCCTATCTCCCATGAAAACCGGGTTGCCATTGTGTTTGGCCCTGAAGATAGGGGTCTGTCCAACAAAGATATCAGATTTTGCCATGTACTGGTAAACATTCCGACCGCTGAATTTTCTTCTCTAAACCTTGCACAGGCTGTGATGATCATCTGTTTTGAAATCTTTTCCGCAGGAAGAGAAGAAAATGAAGAATTTGTGCCCCGTCTGGCAAACCGTCATGAACTTGACGGAATGTATGATCAGCTTAAAGATATACTGGTTAAAATCAGCTATATTAACCATGAAAATCCAGATTACTGGATGAACAAGCTGCGCTACTTTTTTACCCGCATGCAGCTCAGGGCGAGAGAAGTGAGTATTATAAGAGGGATATGCCGCCAGATCGACTGGTATGGGAAAAAGCGATATGAAGATGGTTTAAAAAAACAAAAATAA